Proteins encoded together in one Urocitellus parryii isolate mUroPar1 chromosome 3, mUroPar1.hap1, whole genome shotgun sequence window:
- the Cd36 gene encoding platelet glycoprotein 4 produces MGCDRNCGLITGAVIGAVLAVFGGILMPVGDMLIEKTIKKEVVLEEGTTAYQNWVKTGTEVYRQFWIFDVQNPQEVVVNSSNIKVKQRGPYTYRVRFLAKENITHDYEDNTVSFVQPNAAIFEPSLSVGTENDTFTVLNLAVAAAPHIYQNAFVQVVLNSLIKKSKSSMFQTRTLRELLWGYKDPFLSLVPYPITTTVGVFFPYNDTADGVYKVFSGRDNINNVAIIDTYKGKRNLSYWPSYCDMINGTDAASFPPFVEKTRLLQFFSSDICRSIYAVFGSEIDLKGIPVYRFVLPAKAFASPVDNPDNHCFCTEKIISKNCTSYGVLDIGKCKEGKPVYISLPHFLHASHDVSEPIEGLNPNEEEHSTFLDVEPITGFTLQFAKRLQVNILVKPAKKIEALKNLKKNYIVPILWLNETGTIGDEKAEMFKSKVTGKIKLLGLVENILLGVGVVMFVAFMISYCACRSKRSGK; encoded by the exons ATGGGCTGTGACCGGAACTGTGGCCTCATCACTGGGGCTGTCATTGGTGCAGTCCTGGCTGTGTTTGGAGGTATTCTAATGCCAGTTGGGGATATGCTTATTGAGAAGACGATTAAAAAG gaAGTTGTCCTTGAAGAGGGTACAACGGCTTATCAAAACTGGGTTAAAACAGGCACAGAAGTTTACAGACAGTTTTGGATCTTTGATGTGCAAAATCCACAGGAAGTGGTAGTGAACAGCAGCAACATTAAGGTTAAACAAAGAGGTCCTTACACATACAG AGTTCGTTTTCTAGCCAAGGAGAATATAACTCATGATTATGAGGACAACACAGTCTCTTTCGTTCAGCCCAATGCTGCAATCTTTGAACCTTCACTGTCAGTTGGAACCGAGAATGACACATTCACAGTTCTCAATCTAGCTGTAGCA gctGCACCCCATATCTATCAAAATGCATTTGTTCAAGTGGTGCTCAATTCACTTATCAAAAAGTCAAAATCTTCTATGTTCCAAACCAGAACTTTGAGAGAACTGTTGTGGGGCTACAAGGATCCATTCTTGAGTTTGGTTCCATACCCTATTACTACCACAGTTGGTGTGTTCTTTCCT tacaatGATACTGCTGATGGAGTTTATAAAGTCTTCAGTGGAAGAGATAACATAAACAATGTTGCCATAATAGACACTTATAAAGGTAAAAG GAATCTCTCCTACTGGCCAAGTTATTGCGACATGATTAATGGTACAG atgcaGCTTCGTTTCCACCTTTTGTTGAGAAGACTCGATTATTGCAGTTCTTTTCCTCTGATATTTGCAG GTCCATCTATGCTGTATTTGGATCTGAAATTGACCTGAAAGGAATCCCTGTGTATAGATTTGTTCTTCCAGCAAAGGCCTTTGCATCTCCAGTTGATAATCCAGACAACCATTGTTTCTGCACagaaaaaattatctcaaaaaattGTACATCCTATGGTGTTCTAGACATTGGCAAATGCAAAGAAG GTAAACCTGTATACATCTCGCTTCCTCATTTTCTACACGCAAGTCATGATGTTTCAGAACCTATAGAAGGCTTAAATCCAAATGAAGAAGAACATAGTACATTCTTGGATGTTGAACCT ATAACTGGATTCACTTTACAATTTGCAAAACGGCTACAAGTCAACATATTGGTCAAGCCAGCAAAAAAAATTGA AGCATTAAAGAAcctgaagaaaaattatattgtgCCTATACTTTGGCTTAATGAG ACTGGTACTATTGGCGATGAGAAGGCAGAAATGTTCAAAAGTAAAGtgactggaaaaataaaactccTTGGCCTGGTAGAAAATATCTTACTCGGTGTTGGGGTGGTGATGTTTGTTGCATTTATGATTTCATATTGTGCATGCAGATCAAAGAGGA GTGGTAAATGA